AGGCGAAGCATATAAACTGCACCCAATATTAAGGTAGTACCACCTACCACGGCATACCACACCCCATTACCGGATCCTGAGAAGATACCTTTCAACAATAAGAATTCTCCAATAAAACCATTGGTCAACGGAAGTCCTACAGCACCCATAATGATGATCAGGAAAGTAATGGCCAAGATAGGCATATTACTTGCCAAGCCACCCAGCTCATCTAGGTTTCGAGTTCCCGTTCTTTGTTGGATAATATCAATTGCGAAGAACAGCCCTACTACAGAAATACCGTGGTTTATCATTTGCTGGATTGCCCCTTGGATCCCTTCTTGTGTCAAGGAGAAGATGCCGGCAGCAATAAGGCCAACGTGAGCAATAGAAGAATAGGCGATCAATCTCTTGGCGTCTTTCATATTAAACGCGATGATAGATCCATAGACCACGCCGATCAAGCCCATTATCAAAGCAATATGACCATAACGCAATACGGATTCAGGAGTTAATGGCAGCAACCAGCGCAATAAACCAAAAAGTCCCATCTTTAGCATAATACCTGACAGCAGCATAGTTCCTGTTGATGGTGCATGTGTATAGGTATCAGGTTGCCATGAATGCAATGGAAAAAGAGGGATTTTTATTGCAAAGGCAATAAAGAAAGCCCAGAACACCCAGTTTTGGGCACCGTCTGTCAAATCCAGTTTGGTCAATGTTGCCCATGACATATCTCGGCCACCAGTTTGTTGATAGAGATAGACAATAGCGATCAACATCAATAAACTACCGAAGAATGTATATACAAAAAAACTTAAGGTTAATACTGATTCGGTTGCCGTCTCCCCAAAGGGCACAGATAAAATAAATCGGAATTAATGCTGCTTCCCATCCCATATAGAATGAAAAAGCGTCCAATGAGATAAAGACCAAGACAAGGCCGGCTTGCATAAAAGACACAAGGCCATAGAAACCACCCTTTTGTTGATGGCCAAAGCTTGCAAGTATGATTAATGGGATAAGTCCATTTGTCAAGATCAGCATCGGTAGGCTGATACCATCGAGACCAATTTGAAATTGAATCCCTAAACTGGAGATCCAGTTCCAGGATTGTGAAAATTGGATACTGGCGTCTGGCACAAAATTACAGATGAAAGGAAGGGTTAGACCCAATTGAATAAGTGACAATACCAAAGCAGCCCATTTTGCAGAGCTCGTTTTGATAAAGGCTAAGATGATAGCACTTATTGCAGGTAATATTAGCAGTATAAAAAGGTTGTCCATTGATTCCTAAATTCTGATCTAGATTGTAAATAATCCATAAAGCATGAAGGCAATAACACCAATTACCATCATAAAAATATAAAATCCAACATTTCCGCTCTGTAATTGGCGAATTCCTTTTCCCGAAGAAACAAAGAGATCCCCAATGCCATTGATAAGCCCATCTATTCCTGCTTTCTCAACTACGGAGTGCAAGAATTTGGAAAGGCTGTTCAAAGGGCGTACAAATAGCGTATCATATAATTCATCGATATATAATTTATTATATGACAATTTATAAAGTCCGCTTTCTTCTGATGCTCCATCACCCTGAGGGATTTCAGATTTCTTCACGTATTTATTATAAGCTATAAAGGCCATGATAATTGCTCCTAATGCAGAAGCCCCCATTAGCACGTATTCTGTGCTGTGCGATAGATGGAAAGGCTCCACCACTTGGTTGGTCTGTGCAAAGACAGGGCTCAGGAAGTTTGCCAGCCAAGTGCCACCATGCAATGCTTCAGGTAAATTGATTACTCCTCCAACAACAGATAAAACCGCCAGTACAATCAGAGGAATAGTCATTTGAACAGGAGATTCATGTAGGTGATGCTTTTGGTTTTCGGTACCACGAAATTCTCCGAAAAAAGTCATATATAACAACCTAAACATATAAAATGCTGTACACAACGCTCCTAAGAATCCCAATACCCAGAATACAGGGCTTGAAACAAAAGCATGAGCCAAGATTTCATCCTTAGAGAAAAACCCTGACAATGGTGGAATACCCGCAATAGCAATGGTTCCCACTAACATCGTTGCGTAAGTAATTGGCAGATATTTCTTGAGACCACCCATCGAACGCATATCTTGTTCATCGCTCATGGCATGGATAACCGATCCGGCACCCAGGAACAATAAAGCCTTAAAGAATGCATGTGTCAATACATGGAAGAAAGCACCAGTAAAGGCACCTACTCCCAATCCCAGGAACATATATCCTAATTGCGATACGGTAGAGTATGCCAGGACTTTTTTTGATGTCGTTTTGAGTAATTGCAATAAATGCTGCGATTAAAGCAGTTGCCACACCTATGATTGCAATAATTTGCATAGTTACAGGAGACAATGAGAACATGATATTAGAGCGAGCGATCATATAGATCCCTGCTGTAACCATCGTTGCTGCGTGGATCAATGCCGATACAGGTGTTGGGCCTGCCATGGCATCTGGAAGCCAAGTGAACAACGGAATCTGTGCTGACTTACCTGTTGCAGCCACAAATAACAATAAGGTTATGATCAATAATGTGGTATCACCCATTGCCAATTGTCCGGCACCGGCAAAAACCGTATTGAATTCCAAGGATCCAAAATTTGCCAATATAAAGAACATCGCGATCAAGAATCCCAGATCACCGATTCTGTTCATGACAAATGCTTTCTTAGCAGCCTTGCCATAGTTGCTGTTCTTGAACCAAAATCCAATCAGCAAATACGAACATAAACCTACACCTTCCCAGCCGATGAACATCACTAGGTAATTCGAACCTAGCACTAACAAGAGCATAAAGAAAATAAATAGATTGAGATAAGAAAAGTACTTGCCATATCCTTCATCATGTGCCATATACCCTACTGAGTAGAGGTGGATCAAGAATCCCACGCCGGTAATGATCAACAACATGATTGAGCTCAATGGGTCGACCAAGAAACTTATATTGAAGTTAAATGTTCCTACGGTAAACCAATTGAATACCTCTTGATAAATTATACCATCTCCACCGGCTTGGCGTGCATCATATACTTCCTTGAAAATACCGCAGCTTAGTAAAAACGAAATCAGGATTGTACCACATCCGATGATGGAGATCAATGGTTTTGGCGCGCTCTTGCGGAGCAGACCAATTATCAGAAATCCTAACAAAGGAATTAATGGGAGCATCCAAATGAATTCTTTCATATCTAGTTCTCTCTTAAATTCTAATTCTTACCACCTCAGCTTATTCAGGGAATCAATATCCACTGATTTGGTATTTCTATAAACCATAATTATAATGGCGAGTCCGACTGCAACTTCCGCTGCTGCCAGTGCCATAATAAAAAACACAAACACTTGCCCGCTCGGGTCACCTCTATATGCCGAAAACGCTGCCAGCAATAAATTCACAGAATTCAGCATCAGCTCGATCGACATCATGATGATGATGACATTACGGCGAATTAATACTCCGATTACACCAATTACGAAAATGATGCTGCAGAATATCAAATAATGATTCAGGGGAATACCCTGCATATTTTCTATCAGATTACCCATTTTGTTTCGCTCGTGTTTCTTTCTTAGCCAATAAAACTGCTCCTACCATCGCTGTCAACAACAGAATTGAGGACAGTTCGAATGGAAGCAGAAAATCCTTAAACAATACTTTTCCCAGGTTCTTTACCAGACCAAGGTCTTCAGAAGCCTTTACAAACTCATTATTGGTCTCCAATACTCTAAATGCACCCAACAAAGTTGCCAATAGACACATCCCGGCGATCGCACCCATGAATTTTACAAGATGGGATTTCATCGGTTCGGTATCTTTGTTGAGGTTCAAAAGCATCAGCACAAACAGGAATAGAACCATAATGGCCCCCATGTAGACGATAAAATTCACAACCGCCAAAAACTGCGCATTCAGCAGGATATAATGAACCGTAAAGGTGAAAAATGTAATTACGAGGTAGAGTACACTATGCACGGGGTTCTTTGTGAAGATGGTCATCAACGCAAAGAAGATCGATAGAAACGCTACAAAATAAAATATGGTCATAGGTTAAGCTTGCTGATTTTGAGATAATTTCGTGATATCAAACTTTGGTTCCAACAATTTGTCTTTCCCATAAATAAAATCTTTGCGCAAGTAATCTGCGGTAACATGCTTGCCGTCCAAATAGATCGCTTCCTTAGGACAAGCTTCCTCACATAGACCACAGAATATACAACGCAGCATATTGATTTCATAAACTACAGCGTACTTCTCTTCTCTATACAGGTTTTCTTCTCCTTTTTTACGTTCTGCGGCAGTCATGGTAATTGCCTCCGCCGGACAGGACAAAGCACATAGGCCACAAGCTGTACAACGCTCTCTGCCTTGTTCATCACGCTTCAATGAATGTTGACCCCTGAAATTCTTCGAATAAGGCCTGATCTCCTCAGGATATTTCACCGTAGGAATTTTCTTGAAAAAGTGTTTTATAGTGATCGAAAGACCTTTGGCAATGGCAGGTAAATAAATACGCTCCCAAAAGCTCATCGGTTTCTGTTCTAATACTTTTTTTCTATTTGATAACGACTGCATTTCCCTCCCTATTAAAAGTAAGTATCTTTAACTATGGTAATGATTCCTGTCAATACAATATTTGCAATGGCCAATGGGATCAACATT
The Sphingobacterium daejeonense genome window above contains:
- a CDS encoding complex I subunit 4 family protein is translated as MLIAIVYLYQQTGGRDMSWATLTKLDLTDGAQNWVFWAFFIAFAIKIPLFPLHSWQPDTYTHAPSTGTMLLSGIMLKMGLFGLLRWLLPLTPESVLRYGHIALIMGLIGVVYGSIIAFNMKDAKRLIAYSSIAHVGLIAAGIFSLTQEGIQGAIQQMINHGISVVGLFFAIDIIQQRTGTRNLDELGGLASNMPILAITFLIIIMGAVGLPLTNGFIGEFLLLKGIFSGSGNGVWYAVVGGTTLILGAVYMLRLFQKTMLGQINDSHVHVADIKGYEVVVLSIIVILIILIGVLPNGLLHLSEASVSQLLQKIK
- a CDS encoding NADH-quinone oxidoreductase subunit L, with the protein product MLPLIPLLGFLIIGLLRKSAPKPLISIIGCGTILISFLLSCGIFKEVYDARQAGGDGIIYQEVFNWFTVGTFNFNISFLVDPLSSIMLLIITGVGFLIHLYSVGYMAHDEGYGKYFSYLNLFIFFMLLLVLGSNYLVMFIGWEGVGLCSYLLIGFWFKNSNYGKAAKKAFVMNRIGDLGFLIAMFFILANFGSLEFNTVFAGAGQLAMGDTTLLIITLLLFVAATGKSAQIPLFTWLPDAMAGPTPVSALIHAATMVTAGIYMIARSNIMFSLSPVTMQIIAIIGVATALIAAFIAITQNDIKKSPGILYRIAIRIYVPGIGSRCLYWCFLPCIDTCIL
- the nuoK gene encoding NADH-quinone oxidoreductase subunit NuoK, which gives rise to MGNLIENMQGIPLNHYLIFCSIIFVIGVIGVLIRRNVIIIMMSIELMLNSVNLLLAAFSAYRGDPSGQVFVFFIMALAAAEVAVGLAIIIMVYRNTKSVDIDSLNKLRW
- a CDS encoding NuoI/complex I 23 kDa subunit family protein, which produces MQSLSNRKKVLEQKPMSFWERIYLPAIAKGLSITIKHFFKKIPTVKYPEEIRPYSKNFRGQHSLKRDEQGRERCTACGLCALSCPAEAITMTAAERKKGEENLYREEKYAVVYEINMLRCIFCGLCEEACPKEAIYLDGKHVTADYLRKDFIYGKDKLLEPKFDITKLSQNQQA
- a CDS encoding proton-conducting transporter transmembrane domain-containing protein; protein product: MFLGLGVGAFTGAFFHVLTHAFFKALLFLGAGSVIHAMSDEQDMRSMGGLKKYLPITYATMLVGTIAIAGIPPLSGFFSKDEILAHAFVSSPVFWVLGFLGALCTAFYMFRLLYMTFFGEFRGTENQKHHLHESPVQMTIPLIVLAVLSVVGGVINLPEALHGGTWLANFLSPVFAQTNQVVEPFHLSHSTEYVLMGASALGAIIMAFIAYNKYVKKSEIPQGDGASEESGLYKLSYNKLYIDELYDTLFVRPLNSLSKFLHSVVEKAGIDGLINGIGDLFVSSGKGIRQLQSGNVGFYIFMMVIGVIAFMLYGLFTI
- a CDS encoding NADH-quinone oxidoreductase subunit J family protein, whose protein sequence is MTIFYFVAFLSIFFALMTIFTKNPVHSVLYLVITFFTFTVHYILLNAQFLAVVNFIVYMGAIMVLFLFVLMLLNLNKDTEPMKSHLVKFMGAIAGMCLLATLLGAFRVLETNNEFVKASEDLGLVKNLGKVLFKDFLLPFELSSILLLTAMVGAVLLAKKETRAKQNG